The Dioscorea cayenensis subsp. rotundata cultivar TDr96_F1 unplaced genomic scaffold, TDr96_F1_v2_PseudoChromosome.rev07_lg8_w22 25.fasta BLBR01000527.1, whole genome shotgun sequence genome includes a region encoding these proteins:
- the LOC120254600 gene encoding putative pentatricopeptide repeat-containing protein At1g53330 — protein sequence MAAALPKTSPFRLLSRLRLEEDPNRAFHLFQNPNPSSTSNRRPFRYSARAYDLIICKLGRARMFPEMEVILDQMQRETRFTPREPLFCSIISFYGRARMPAAALRAYDRIPSFRCTRTSRSFNTLLHALLSCRDFAGVRELHRALGSTELGVTPDACTYNILLRACTSLHDARTLFDEMRERSIQPSVATFGTLISALCADLKLDDAFMVKDEMLKSFDIKPNVYIYTSLIKALCKSEKLELALELKNEMLLDQALNLDSAVYSTIIRALFRVGRKGEVVGILEEMKTNGVKPDIVTYNAMIAGFCEDKEFDAVFEALNEMEKNGCKADVFSYNTIIAGFCKEKRWRDALDLFEDMPRRECRPDVVSYRTLFDGLCESGEFGEAMAILDEMMFKGFVPGAGSVRRFVKGLDCEGGTMSFRAALCGLAKQNAVEPDVWEIGGWQYVDGV from the coding sequence ATGGCGGCAGCCCTGCCAAAGACATCGCCGTTCCGGCTGCTCTCACGCCTCCGTCTCGAGGAGGATCCCAACCGTGCCTTCCATCTcttccaaaaccctaacccgaGTTCCACTTCCAATCGAAGGCCCTTTCGCTACAGCGCCCGCGCCTACGACCTCATCATCTGCAAGCTCGGCCGCGCGCGCATGTTCCCGGAGATGGAAGTGATCCTCGACCAGATGCAGCGCGAGACCCGCTTCACCCCCAGAGAGCCCCTCTTCTGCTCCATCATCTCCTTCTACGGCCGCGCACGCATGCCCGCAGCCGCCCTTCGTGCGTACGACCGCATTCCCTCCTTCCGCTGCACTCGCACCTCTCGCTCTTTCAACACCCTCCTCCACGCCCTCCTCTCATGCCGTGACTTCGCCGGCGTGCGCGAACTCCACCGCGCTCTTGGCTCGACCGAGCTTGGGGTCACCCCAGATGCTTGCACTTACAACATCCTCCTTCGAGCTTGCACGTCGCTGCATGATGCACGGActctgtttgatgaaatgcgtGAGAGGAGCATCCAGCCCAGTGTTGCCACGTTCGGGACTTTGATCTCCGCTCTTTGCGCTGATTTGAAGCTCGACGACGCTTTCATGGTGAAAGATGAAATGCTTAAATCCTTTGATATAAAGCccaatgtgtatatatacacgTCTTTGATCAAAGCTCTTTGCAAGAGTGAAAAGTTGGAATTGGCTTTAGAGCTCAAGAATGAGATGTTGTTGGATCAAGCACTCAACTTGGATTCTGCAGTGTATTCGACAATAATCCGGGCGCTATTTCGGGTTGGCCGGAAGGGAGAAGTGGTTGGGATTCTTGAAGAGATGAAGACCAATGGTGTCAAGCCGGATATTGTCACTTATAATGCCATGATTGCTGGGTTTTGTGAGGACAAGGAGTTTGATGCTGTTTTTGAGGCGTTGAATGAGATGGAGAAGAATGGGTGCAAGGCAGATGTTTTCAGCtataatacaattattgctGGGTTTTGCAAGGAGAAGAGGTGGAGGGATGCACTTGACCTGTTTGAGGATATGCCGAGAAGGGAGTGTAGGCCGGATGTGGTTTCATATAGGACACTGTTTGATGGTTTGTGTGAATCTGGGGAATTTGGAGAGGCAATGGCAATTTTGGATGAGATGATGTTTAAGGGGTTTGTGCCAGGAGCAGGGAGTGTTAGAAGGTTTGTGAAAGGATTGGATTGTGAGGGTGGTACGATGTCATTCAGAGCAGCTCTTTGTGGTCTGGCAAAGCAGAATGCAGTGGAACCAGATGTGTGGGAAATTGGTGGTTGGCAATATGTTGATGGAGTCTAA